Proteins from a genomic interval of Capsicum annuum cultivar UCD-10X-F1 chromosome 4, UCD10Xv1.1, whole genome shotgun sequence:
- the LOC107867656 gene encoding uncharacterized protein LOC107867656 isoform X1: MLELKAKCLKKAVVPSTLIKHPSPGNLQSTRLALHMNDGNVSSCSVYIASGCRIYEALIPMESSLLNLGKEDLLIPEQCEVLEASVLNRCPHRSEIQSIVLAESESSGCAILGSVDSYGHLIVSRLDASDEDINGLTYSVSPRDRGVGEGSWTGLCFNPTQQSMAAVARSFSKTIDVYDQDIHLRTFRSLWYPSSLIFMQNLALGGGNSVLAVAEGCQLSIWDLRMKEKGGCVHRICGSVGDNLYAVCNSSKGTIAAGGADRTVTVYDPRRWATVSRWMNCSKYEITGLAFSSIDPEYVYLQGVDYEVICGRWRESKKMFSYRGDSNWLGFSKCSDRDVLGGWSDSGSIFVADIHCCEPVDLPND, from the exons ATGTTGGAGTTGAAGGCAAAGTGTTTGAAGAAAGCAGTGGTTCCTTCCACTCTAATTAAGCATCCATCCCCCGGCAACCTTCAGTCTACTCGTCTTGCTCTTCAT ATGAACGATGGCAATGTTTCTTCTTGTTCCGTCTACATTGCTTCCGGTTGCCGCATTTACGAAGCTCTT ATTCCAATGGAAAGTTCACTGCTCAACCTAGGAAAGGAGGACCTCTTAATTCCCGAACAATGTGAG GTTCTAGAGGCTTCAGTGCTCAATCGTTGCCCACATCGATCAGAAATCCAAAGTATAGTGCTAGCTGAAAGTGAAA GCTCTGGTTGCGCAATTCTGGGAAGCGTGGATTCTTATGGTCACCTTATTGTCTCTAGATTGGATGCTAGTGACGAAG ATATCAACGGGCTTACATATTCTGTCTCTCCTCGAGATCGCGGTGTTGGAGAAGGTAGCTGGACAGGCCTGTGCTTCAATCCCACTCAACAGTCCATG GCAGCTGTGGCTCGCAGTTTCTCCAAAACCATTGACGTCTATGACCAAGATATTCATCTCCGTACTTTTCGTTC ATTGTGGTATCCATCTTCACTTATCTTCATGCAAAATTTGGCTTTAGGTGGTGGAAATTCTGTATTAGCAGTTGCAGAAGGTTGCCAG CTGTCTATATGGGACTTGCGAATGAAAGAAAAAGGTGGTTGTGTGCATCGGATCTGTGGATCTGTAGGAGATAACTTGTATGCAGTCTGTAATTCTTCAAAAGGTACCATTGCGGCGGGTGGAGCTGATCGAACTGTGACTGTCTATGATCCTCGCAG GTGGGCCACAGTGTCAAGATGGATGAACTGCTCTAAATATGAG ATAACGGGACTTGCTTTCTCTTCCATTGATCCTGAATATGTTTATTTACAAGGAGTTGACTACGAG GTTATTTGTGGACGATGGCGAGAAAGCAAGAAAATGTTTTCATATCGAGGAGATTCTAATTGGCTCGGATTTAGCAAG TGTTCAGACAGGGATGTCTTGGGGGGTTGGTCCGACTCAGGTAGCATATTTGTGGCTGATATCCATTGTTGTGAACCAGTAGACTTGCCAAATGACTAG
- the LOC107867656 gene encoding uncharacterized protein LOC107867656 isoform X2: MLELKAKCLKKAVVPSTLIKHPSPGNLQSTRLALHMNDGNVSSCSVYIASGCRIYEALIPMESSLLNLGKEDLLIPEQCEVLEASVLNRCPHRSEIQSIVLAESESSGCAILGSVDSYGHLIVSRLDASDEDINGLTYSVSPRDRGVGEGSWTGLCFNPTQQSMAAVARSFSKTIDVYDQDIHLRTFRSLWYPSSLIFMQNLALGGGNSVLAVAEGCQLSIWDLRMKEKGGCVHRICGSVGDNLYAVCNSSKGTIAAGGADRTVTVYDPRRLFVDDGEKARKCFHIEEILIGSDLASVQTGMSWGVGPTQVAYLWLISIVVNQ, encoded by the exons ATGTTGGAGTTGAAGGCAAAGTGTTTGAAGAAAGCAGTGGTTCCTTCCACTCTAATTAAGCATCCATCCCCCGGCAACCTTCAGTCTACTCGTCTTGCTCTTCAT ATGAACGATGGCAATGTTTCTTCTTGTTCCGTCTACATTGCTTCCGGTTGCCGCATTTACGAAGCTCTT ATTCCAATGGAAAGTTCACTGCTCAACCTAGGAAAGGAGGACCTCTTAATTCCCGAACAATGTGAG GTTCTAGAGGCTTCAGTGCTCAATCGTTGCCCACATCGATCAGAAATCCAAAGTATAGTGCTAGCTGAAAGTGAAA GCTCTGGTTGCGCAATTCTGGGAAGCGTGGATTCTTATGGTCACCTTATTGTCTCTAGATTGGATGCTAGTGACGAAG ATATCAACGGGCTTACATATTCTGTCTCTCCTCGAGATCGCGGTGTTGGAGAAGGTAGCTGGACAGGCCTGTGCTTCAATCCCACTCAACAGTCCATG GCAGCTGTGGCTCGCAGTTTCTCCAAAACCATTGACGTCTATGACCAAGATATTCATCTCCGTACTTTTCGTTC ATTGTGGTATCCATCTTCACTTATCTTCATGCAAAATTTGGCTTTAGGTGGTGGAAATTCTGTATTAGCAGTTGCAGAAGGTTGCCAG CTGTCTATATGGGACTTGCGAATGAAAGAAAAAGGTGGTTGTGTGCATCGGATCTGTGGATCTGTAGGAGATAACTTGTATGCAGTCTGTAATTCTTCAAAAGGTACCATTGCGGCGGGTGGAGCTGATCGAACTGTGACTGTCTATGATCCTCGCAG GTTATTTGTGGACGATGGCGAGAAAGCAAGAAAATGTTTTCATATCGAGGAGATTCTAATTGGCTCGGATTTAGCAAG TGTTCAGACAGGGATGTCTTGGGGGGTTGGTCCGACTCAGGTAGCATATTTGTGGCTGATATCCATTGTTGTGAACCAGTAG